The Sphingobacterium lactis sequence TAATCGAAAGATGAAAATAGCAATCATTGGTGGTTCTGGATTCGTTGGTACACAATTGATCCAGAAGCTTTCAGAATCACCAAACCTAAGCCTTCTAAATATCGATAAACAACAGAGTGCAAAATTTCCTGAACTTACGCAAATCGGCAATGTGCTCGATAAGGATGGGCTGACTTCCTCCCTGAAGGGAGCAGATGTGGTTGTGCTGCTGGCAGCGGAACACCGCGATGATGTCACGCCGACGACTCTATATTATGACGTTAATGTCCAAGGTATGCGCAATACGTTGGAAGCGATGGAAGCAAACGGAATTCATCGCATTATATTTACAAGCTCTGTTGCTATATACGGTCTGGATAAGGATAATCCTGATGAATCATTTCCTGCTGACCCATTTAACCATTATGGCAAAAGTAAATGGGAAGCTGAACAGGTATTGCAAACCTGGTATACAACCCATGGCGATTGGAATATCAATGTGGTCCGACCGACCGTTATTTTTGGTGAAGGAAATCGTGGGAATGTATTTAATCTTTTGGCACAGATCGCGTCGGGAAAATTCATGATGATCGGCAACGGAAAGAATGAAAAATCAATGTCCTACGTAGGAAATATTGTGGCTTTCTTAAAATATATGATTATGGATAAGACCACAGGATACAATGTTTACAATTATGTGGATAAACCTGACTTCACAACAAATGATTTGGTGTACCACACTGGCAAAA is a genomic window containing:
- a CDS encoding NAD-dependent epimerase/dehydratase family protein, coding for MKIAIIGGSGFVGTQLIQKLSESPNLSLLNIDKQQSAKFPELTQIGNVLDKDGLTSSLKGADVVVLLAAEHRDDVTPTTLYYDVNVQGMRNTLEAMEANGIHRIIFTSSVAIYGLDKDNPDESFPADPFNHYGKSKWEAEQVLQTWYTTHGDWNINVVRPTVIFGEGNRGNVFNLLAQIASGKFMMIGNGKNEKSMSYVGNIVAFLKYMIMDKTTGYNVYNYVDKPDFTTNDLVYHTGKILGKNIPTTHIPYFLGMLGGYGFDLLSFITRKKMTISSVRVKKFCAVTKYDSTKAMSSGFFPPFAMEEGLRRMLKAEFGK